The proteins below are encoded in one region of Alistipes indistinctus YIT 12060:
- a CDS encoding efflux RND transporter periplasmic adaptor subunit, whose product MNKILIALISVALVTGCTGKQTPKDTHDHEAHEACQSHDDHDHAAEGHNHEAEGHDHERENLDHQHEGKAGHPAGEIVFTKEQAAETDFALHKVEPTTFYEVIPASGQILAAQGDEATVVATVSGVVSFSSKKLSEGASVSRGENLFYISSKNIAEGDYTARTRAAFAQAKAAYERAEELVKDKIISQSEYEQAKLNYQNAKTAQEAVANKTTAKGTGVGAPIGGFIKNIAVSEGQFVEVGQLLATISQNRRLKLKAEVSQRYHGALPTISSANFKTSYDDKTYSLKDLGGRLVSVGKASDGASAYIPVTFEFDNKGGIVSGSFVEVFLISSPKPNTLTVPVTALIEEQGNYSVFVQIDEDGYRKQEVKLGASDGKNIQILAGLEPGDNVVSRGAYRVKMASFSGAIPHGHQH is encoded by the coding sequence ATGAACAAAATATTGATAGCATTAATCTCCGTCGCGCTCGTTACGGGCTGCACCGGAAAGCAAACTCCAAAGGACACGCACGACCATGAGGCGCACGAAGCGTGTCAATCTCACGACGATCACGACCATGCGGCAGAGGGACATAACCACGAAGCCGAAGGTCACGACCATGAAAGGGAGAACCTCGATCATCAACACGAAGGTAAGGCCGGACATCCCGCCGGAGAAATCGTCTTCACCAAAGAACAAGCTGCAGAAACGGATTTCGCACTTCACAAAGTCGAACCGACCACATTCTATGAAGTTATTCCGGCCAGCGGACAAATCTTAGCCGCACAGGGAGACGAAGCGACCGTAGTCGCCACCGTCAGCGGAGTCGTATCGTTCTCTTCGAAAAAACTGTCCGAAGGCGCTTCGGTAAGCCGAGGCGAAAATCTTTTCTATATTTCGTCGAAGAATATCGCCGAAGGCGACTACACGGCCCGCACCCGAGCCGCCTTCGCACAGGCAAAAGCAGCTTACGAGAGGGCGGAGGAGCTCGTCAAAGACAAAATTATTTCGCAGTCCGAATACGAACAGGCCAAACTCAATTACCAAAACGCTAAAACGGCGCAGGAGGCCGTAGCGAACAAGACTACAGCGAAAGGCACGGGCGTAGGGGCGCCTATCGGTGGCTTTATCAAAAACATAGCTGTCAGCGAAGGGCAATTCGTCGAAGTCGGGCAGCTGCTGGCCACTATTTCGCAAAACCGCAGGCTGAAGCTCAAAGCCGAAGTTTCGCAACGCTATCACGGTGCACTACCGACCATCTCGAGTGCGAACTTCAAAACCTCATACGACGACAAAACCTATTCGCTCAAAGATCTGGGCGGACGGCTCGTGTCGGTCGGGAAAGCTTCGGACGGCGCATCGGCCTACATTCCTGTCACGTTCGAATTCGACAACAAAGGCGGGATCGTCTCGGGATCGTTCGTCGAGGTATTCCTGATCTCATCACCCAAACCGAACACGCTGACCGTTCCGGTCACGGCGCTGATCGAAGAACAGGGCAATTACTCGGTTTTCGTCCAGATCGACGAGGATGGATATCGCAAACAGGAAGTAAAACTGGGTGCCAGCGACGGAAAAAACATACAAATTCTTGCGGGCCTCGAACCGGGCGACAACGTCGTCAGCCGCGGAGCTTACCGAGTCAAGATGGCTTCGTTCTCGGGTGCCATTCCCCACGGACACCAGCACTAA
- a CDS encoding DMT family transporter gives MAWIYLILGGLFEMGWALGLKLSETMQVKVWGILLAVVSMALSMFLLYIAQRSIPIGTAYVVWTGIGAVGTLLVGIFLFGDSAGFWRLFSAGLIVIGVIGLKIAH, from the coding sequence ATGGCTTGGATTTATCTGATTTTAGGCGGCCTGTTCGAGATGGGTTGGGCGCTGGGATTGAAACTCTCGGAAACCATGCAGGTCAAGGTCTGGGGGATCCTGCTGGCTGTCGTATCGATGGCGCTGAGCATGTTCCTGCTCTATATCGCACAAAGAAGCATCCCGATCGGCACCGCTTATGTGGTGTGGACCGGGATCGGTGCTGTGGGGACACTGCTGGTCGGAATTTTTCTGTTCGGTGATTCGGCCGGATTCTGGCGTCTTTTCTCCGCCGGACTGATCGTTATCGGGGTGATCGGTCTGAAAATTGCGCACTAG
- a CDS encoding TolC family protein, protein MKRTILIITACLASFGPLRAQESIDEVLLLVEQASKELQAQRKLTEAQKLEAKTGNSLENPSVEFENLWRRPVPGNNSELTVTQPFDFPGAYAARNKIAKLKASLYDSEGAEFRQQLLLQAKELCIEIIYLRQQQILLGERLSNAQRLSSVYKQKLETGAANILETNKISVELIAAQTAANLNATTLKARLQQLSNLAGGEPVNFTATDYPAESELPEYATLETLYMEQSPELQRLADEHSVNLKTITLNKALALPKFEVGYRHNYGLEGRFNGLLVGMSIPMFENKNKVKAARAQSYFSDTKLQSAKLNSVTILKQLYEQAQTLRQSAESLQAVLRNQNNIELLNKALDAGQISVIEYFTEVSTLYQSRETLLQLEKDYRTATAQIYRYEL, encoded by the coding sequence ATGAAACGTACGATCCTAATCATAACCGCGTGCCTCGCGAGCTTCGGTCCCCTGCGGGCGCAGGAGAGCATCGACGAAGTGCTGTTGCTCGTAGAACAGGCATCAAAAGAGTTGCAGGCCCAGCGCAAGCTGACCGAAGCCCAAAAACTCGAAGCCAAAACCGGTAACTCGCTGGAGAATCCGTCGGTAGAGTTCGAGAACCTTTGGCGCCGGCCGGTTCCGGGCAACAACTCCGAATTGACCGTCACGCAGCCGTTTGATTTTCCGGGAGCTTATGCAGCCCGTAATAAAATCGCGAAACTCAAAGCCTCTCTGTACGACAGCGAAGGTGCCGAGTTCCGCCAGCAATTACTGTTGCAGGCCAAAGAGCTCTGTATCGAAATCATCTACCTGCGGCAACAGCAGATTTTGCTCGGCGAACGACTGTCCAACGCACAACGCCTCTCGTCTGTATATAAACAAAAACTGGAGACCGGAGCCGCCAATATTTTGGAAACAAACAAGATCAGTGTTGAATTGATCGCAGCACAAACTGCAGCGAACCTGAATGCCACAACGTTAAAAGCCCGGCTGCAACAACTCTCGAACCTCGCAGGTGGAGAGCCGGTCAATTTCACAGCCACGGACTATCCGGCGGAATCGGAACTCCCCGAATATGCCACGCTCGAAACGCTCTACATGGAACAGAGCCCGGAATTGCAACGTTTGGCGGACGAGCACAGCGTCAACCTGAAAACGATTACGCTGAACAAGGCGCTCGCACTGCCCAAATTCGAAGTAGGGTACCGGCACAATTACGGACTCGAAGGACGCTTCAACGGTTTACTCGTCGGCATGTCGATCCCGATGTTCGAAAATAAAAATAAGGTGAAAGCCGCCCGGGCGCAAAGCTACTTTTCCGACACGAAGCTGCAAAGCGCTAAACTGAACAGCGTTACGATTCTGAAGCAACTTTACGAACAGGCGCAAACCCTTCGCCAGTCGGCGGAATCCCTACAGGCAGTGCTCCGTAACCAGAATAACATCGAGTTACTGAACAAGGCCCTGGACGCAGGACAAATTTCCGTAATCGAATACTTCACAGAGGTAAGTACGCTGTATCAAAGCCGCGAGACGCTGCTGCAACTGGAGAAGGATTACCGCACCGCTACAGCCCAGATCTACCGCTACGAGCTGTAA
- a CDS encoding DUF6769 family protein — MRQTGIRIILLCTGILMLVLSVLPHHHHCDGSIRFSVVEQCTECQQAPVTASHHHPETDNDCDLRQLFVMSGRNDSDHQFCLGHTHDLQPADAFVFTLFYYVYPDLSLLLSGHGSPVDYRPFVAALHGAESQGPAALRAPPAFIA, encoded by the coding sequence ATGAGGCAAACAGGCATCCGCATCATCCTGCTCTGTACCGGCATACTCATGCTGGTATTGTCGGTGTTGCCTCACCACCACCACTGCGACGGTTCGATCCGGTTTTCGGTTGTAGAGCAATGCACCGAATGCCAGCAGGCGCCGGTTACCGCTTCGCACCATCATCCCGAAACGGACAATGACTGCGACCTGCGCCAGCTGTTCGTCATGTCGGGCCGTAACGACAGCGACCACCAGTTCTGCCTAGGCCATACGCATGACCTGCAACCGGCCGACGCTTTCGTTTTCACGCTTTTCTATTACGTATATCCTGATCTTTCACTATTACTCAGTGGCCACGGCAGCCCGGTAGATTACCGGCCGTTCGTTGCCGCTTTACACGGAGCCGAATCCCAAGGCCCCGCAGCCCTCCGCGCCCCTCCTGCATTCATCGCTTAA
- a CDS encoding dicarboxylate/amino acid:cation symporter — translation MKRRFKVGLLLKIVIAIVLGLTFSTFLPTPGVRIFVTINSIFSNFLSFSIPLIIVGLVAPGIADLGSGAGKLLGITALVAYISTLFAGFFSYFTCLATFPYLLPGGGVHEVSAAGTAAVEATNPLASITSATIPPFFTIDMPPFMDVVSALVFSFILGLGLAALPGRTFKDALNEFGEVINLLIGKVIVPLLPLYIFGIFLKMGAEGQAVQVMSLFLKVIIIIFVMHIALLLIQYAIAGAIAKRNPLKLLRIMLPAYATALGTQSSAATIPVSLQQTIKMGVHPDLAGFVVPLCATIHLSGSILKIVACALAIMWMTPDTFPITFELYAGFIFMLGIAMVAAPGVPGGAIMAALGLLASILGFNAELQALMIALYITMDSFGTAGNVTGGGAIAVIMDKIYRNMLKKGDAETPKIAA, via the coding sequence ATGAAACGACGCTTCAAAGTCGGACTGTTGCTGAAAATCGTCATCGCAATCGTTCTCGGCTTAACCTTTTCGACCTTCCTTCCGACGCCCGGCGTTCGCATTTTCGTCACCATCAACTCCATCTTCAGCAATTTCCTGAGCTTCTCCATTCCGCTGATTATTGTCGGCCTGGTGGCTCCGGGTATTGCCGACCTCGGATCCGGGGCGGGTAAACTGTTGGGCATTACGGCACTCGTCGCATATATCTCGACACTGTTTGCGGGTTTTTTCTCCTATTTCACCTGTCTGGCGACCTTCCCGTACCTGCTGCCGGGCGGCGGGGTACACGAGGTTTCAGCCGCCGGTACCGCCGCCGTGGAAGCGACCAACCCGCTGGCATCGATCACCAGTGCGACGATCCCTCCGTTTTTTACGATCGACATGCCGCCGTTTATGGACGTCGTTTCCGCATTGGTCTTCTCTTTCATTTTAGGCTTGGGGTTGGCCGCGCTACCGGGACGTACGTTCAAGGATGCGCTCAATGAATTCGGGGAAGTGATCAACCTGCTGATCGGCAAAGTGATCGTACCGCTGCTACCGCTTTACATCTTCGGAATTTTCCTGAAAATGGGCGCCGAAGGACAGGCTGTGCAGGTAATGTCGCTGTTCCTGAAGGTGATCATCATCATCTTCGTCATGCACATCGCACTGCTGCTGATCCAGTATGCCATTGCCGGAGCGATCGCCAAGCGTAATCCGCTCAAGCTGCTGCGCATCATGCTGCCGGCCTATGCCACGGCTCTCGGTACGCAATCGTCCGCCGCTACCATTCCCGTATCGCTCCAACAAACGATCAAAATGGGTGTACATCCCGATCTGGCAGGTTTCGTGGTACCGCTTTGCGCAACGATCCATCTCTCGGGCAGCATCCTGAAAATCGTCGCCTGTGCATTGGCGATCATGTGGATGACACCCGACACATTCCCGATCACATTCGAATTGTATGCAGGCTTTATCTTCATGCTCGGCATCGCGATGGTAGCCGCTCCCGGCGTCCCGGGCGGAGCGATCATGGCGGCACTCGGACTGCTCGCATCGATTTTGGGTTTCAACGCCGAATTGCAGGCCCTGATGATTGCACTCTACATCACGATGGACAGCTTCGGCACCGCCGGCAATGTGACGGGCGGGGGAGCCATCGCCGTGATCATGGACAAGATTTACCGCAATATGTTGAAAAAAGGCGATGCCGAAACACCTAAAATCGCAGCCTAA
- a CDS encoding metallophosphoesterase, with translation MIKIFILLLALISILQDLLIRHRLKKAFPERPWIHRIYLASFLLLDTLIVIALTCYRMAPDAASPRYVQIILWVIAIFMMSIVPKLIYLLFSLLDYPASRVKKRRVHWFSAAGLIVGLYCLGVMIYGATRGRNHIEVKEITITSDKLPAAFDGYRIVMFSDLHTGNYGPHNTLIRHMTEKINALEADLVVNGGDVVNTNARELSGKDMAALASIRNRDGIYSVFGNHDLGFYMRERAGFGPVESVKLLEEKQARMGWHLLNNQSVAIRRGADSITVSGVNYPRDGFHNGHETGLGGCDLEATYRNVPDSAFNILISHTPQNWDAVRATGKADLTLSGHVHAMQMKIHVGKWVWSPAQWMYPRWSGLYTEGDKHLYINDGMGYVIYPMRIGTYPELTLITLRSASAQFSDRSPR, from the coding sequence ATGATTAAAATCTTTATTCTCCTGCTCGCTCTGATCTCCATCCTGCAAGATCTGCTGATCCGGCACCGTCTGAAAAAAGCTTTTCCGGAACGGCCCTGGATACACCGGATTTATCTGGCTTCGTTCCTTCTCCTCGACACACTGATCGTCATCGCCCTGACCTGCTACCGGATGGCGCCCGATGCAGCCTCGCCCCGCTACGTACAGATCATCCTGTGGGTTATCGCCATCTTTATGATGTCGATCGTCCCGAAATTGATATACCTGCTCTTTTCCTTGCTTGATTACCCGGCCAGCCGGGTGAAAAAACGGCGCGTGCATTGGTTTTCCGCTGCCGGACTGATCGTCGGGCTGTACTGCCTCGGCGTCATGATTTACGGGGCCACGCGCGGGCGCAATCATATCGAAGTCAAAGAGATCACGATCACGTCGGATAAACTGCCTGCTGCTTTCGACGGGTACCGAATCGTGATGTTTTCCGACCTGCATACGGGCAACTACGGACCGCACAACACGCTGATCAGGCATATGACCGAAAAGATCAACGCCCTGGAAGCCGACCTGGTAGTCAACGGTGGAGACGTCGTAAACACGAACGCCCGTGAACTGAGCGGCAAAGACATGGCCGCCCTCGCATCGATCCGCAACCGCGACGGGATCTATTCGGTTTTCGGCAACCACGATCTCGGATTCTACATGCGGGAACGCGCCGGTTTCGGCCCAGTCGAAAGCGTTAAATTATTGGAAGAAAAACAAGCCAGGATGGGATGGCACCTGCTGAACAACCAATCGGTAGCAATCCGACGGGGTGCGGACAGCATCACGGTCTCGGGAGTCAACTATCCGCGGGACGGTTTTCACAACGGACACGAGACCGGACTGGGAGGCTGCGATCTGGAGGCCACTTACCGCAACGTACCGGACAGCGCATTCAACATCCTGATCTCGCATACGCCCCAGAACTGGGATGCGGTCCGCGCGACAGGCAAAGCCGACCTTACGCTGTCGGGCCATGTCCACGCGATGCAGATGAAAATCCATGTCGGCAAGTGGGTCTGGTCCCCCGCCCAATGGATGTACCCGCGCTGGAGCGGACTGTACACGGAAGGCGACAAGCACCTCTACATCAACGATGGGATGGGATATGTGATCTATCCGATGCGCATCGGGACCTATCCCGAACTAACGCTCATCACACTGCGCAGCGCTAGTGCGCAATTTTCAGACCGATCACCCCGATAA
- a CDS encoding YeiH family protein has protein sequence MSKSFFRQFQNEDWIATLMGLLLVVTVIVLPGLIPVFPKELNTVGAWLSILGLLVVALLVSALGVRLLGERLKGFLPAFVAIFVLSVLCMLLSGIPAIKRTGFESVFFSVALGLLIRNTVGLPAWLSPAVRSEYYIKIGLVLLGTSVLFGEILEAGFFGILQGIVVVFSVWYFTFWLARKMKVDEEMGVMLSSAVSICGVSAAIATCGAIKGDSKKLSFVVSIVLIVAIPMMYLMPYLAKLMGLSQEVAGAWLGGTIDTTGAVVAAGKFLGETAETYSVIIKSSQNVLLGVAAFIISIYWSVRGTSNTELKPTPRVLWDRFPKFVVGFMLASLIFSTCFDMGQAKALGSLAKGLREVMFSVAFVCIGLETDFRYIFKAENRRYIATFLIAQCFNIVVTLIVAWLLFGWLAV, from the coding sequence ATGAGTAAGTCGTTTTTCCGGCAGTTCCAGAACGAGGACTGGATTGCTACACTGATGGGATTGTTGCTTGTCGTGACAGTGATCGTCCTTCCGGGACTGATTCCCGTGTTTCCCAAGGAACTGAATACAGTGGGAGCATGGCTCTCCATCCTCGGACTGCTGGTGGTCGCCCTGTTGGTTTCCGCATTGGGTGTCCGGTTGCTGGGTGAACGATTGAAGGGTTTTCTTCCGGCTTTCGTTGCGATTTTTGTCCTGTCAGTCCTGTGTATGTTGCTTTCGGGTATCCCTGCGATCAAACGCACCGGATTCGAGTCGGTTTTCTTTTCAGTGGCCCTCGGATTGCTGATCCGCAATACCGTGGGATTGCCCGCGTGGCTTTCGCCCGCAGTCCGCAGTGAATACTACATCAAGATCGGGCTGGTGCTGCTGGGTACGTCGGTGCTGTTCGGTGAGATTTTGGAAGCCGGATTTTTTGGTATTCTGCAGGGCATCGTCGTCGTGTTCAGCGTGTGGTATTTTACCTTTTGGCTGGCCCGCAAAATGAAAGTGGACGAAGAGATGGGCGTTATGCTGTCGAGTGCGGTGTCGATCTGCGGCGTGTCGGCTGCCATCGCCACCTGCGGGGCGATCAAGGGAGACAGTAAAAAACTGTCGTTCGTCGTGTCGATCGTGCTGATCGTGGCTATTCCGATGATGTACCTGATGCCCTATCTGGCCAAGTTGATGGGTTTGTCGCAGGAGGTGGCGGGCGCGTGGCTCGGCGGGACTATCGATACGACCGGAGCCGTGGTTGCGGCCGGCAAGTTTTTGGGTGAAACGGCAGAAACTTACAGCGTCATTATCAAGTCGTCGCAGAATGTCCTGCTGGGCGTGGCTGCGTTTATTATTTCGATCTATTGGTCGGTGCGGGGCACTTCGAATACAGAACTGAAACCCACTCCCCGTGTCTTGTGGGATCGTTTCCCTAAATTCGTCGTAGGATTTATGCTGGCGTCACTAATTTTCAGTACCTGCTTCGATATGGGGCAGGCAAAAGCCCTCGGCTCTCTGGCCAAGGGCTTGCGTGAGGTGATGTTCTCCGTCGCTTTCGTCTGCATCGGGTTGGAAACCGATTTCCGTTATATTTTCAAGGCCGAAAACCGGCGCTATATCGCTACGTTCCTGATCGCCCAGTGCTTTAATATCGTTGTGACGCTCATTGTCGCGTGGTTGCTGTTCGGCTGGCTGGCGGTGTAG
- a CDS encoding efflux RND transporter permease subunit, producing the protein MLNKIIDFSLHNRLLVMIMGVLLLFVGAYTARQMEVDVFPDLNAPTVVVMTEAPGMASEEVERTVTFPIETAVNGATDVRRVRSSSTTGFSVVWVEFDWGTDIYKARQIVSEKLAAVNATLPDNVGNPTLGPQSSILGELMIVGLTSDSTSLQELRTIADWNIRPRLLSTGGVAQVTVIGGEIREYQILLDPIRMKNFNVSLDEVMNVVNDLSRNSNGGVLNQYGNEYIIRGMLSTTSADDMGKAVVKTAGGNPILLEHVANVRTGAKTPKMGVASERGKPAVLMTVTKQPSTNSLELTERLDKAIAEIQTQLPADIHLSTDSFRQARFIEGSIDNIRKALFEGAFFVVVVLFFFLMNVRTTVISLVALPLSLLVSILALKLMGFTINTMSLGGMAIAIGSLVDDAIIDVENVFKRLKENFRLPKAERRPSLNVVYDASTEIRTSIVHATIITIVAFIPLFFLSGMEGRMLRPLGISFIVALFASMIVAVTLTPVMCSYLLTGDKVLRKSEKEPFLARWLKKIYRPALEWVLGHKRAVLGSTVGLFVVSLIIFFSLGRSFLPPFNEGSFTINVATMPGISLEESDKVGRNVEEILLTVPEIQTVVRKTGRAELDEHALGVNVSELEAPYILAKRSKDEFTADVRRKLSVLHGVNIELGQPISHRIDAMLSGTKANIAIKLFGPDLNELFTLGNRIKGAVSGVEGIADLNVEQQVERPQLQIKPKREMLARYGITLPEFSEFIEVALAGRVVSQVYDQGRSFDVTVKMNDNSRSEMERIGNLTIDANGQKIPLNYIAELVSSSGPNTINRENAQRKIVISANVAGRDLRGVVNDIQKIVKNDVPLPEGYHIEYGGQFESEQAASRILLFTSLISLLVIFLLLFQEFKKVSMAGIIMLNLPLALIGGIFSLWITSGEISIPAIIGFISLLGIATRNGILLVSHYNHLRGEGMSLRESIVQGSLDRLNPILMTALSSALALIPLALGGNLAGNEIQSPLAKVILGGLLSSTLLNGFIIPTVYLIINRKQEQV; encoded by the coding sequence ATGCTGAATAAAATAATCGACTTCTCATTACACAACCGATTGTTGGTAATGATTATGGGCGTATTGCTGCTCTTCGTGGGCGCATATACGGCCCGGCAGATGGAGGTGGATGTATTTCCCGACCTTAACGCCCCGACTGTGGTCGTGATGACCGAGGCGCCGGGTATGGCTTCCGAGGAGGTCGAGCGCACGGTGACTTTTCCGATTGAAACCGCCGTGAACGGAGCTACCGACGTACGCAGGGTGCGTTCATCGTCTACGACCGGATTTTCGGTCGTATGGGTGGAATTCGACTGGGGAACGGACATCTACAAAGCGCGCCAGATCGTCTCGGAAAAATTGGCCGCCGTCAACGCCACGCTACCCGACAACGTTGGGAATCCGACCCTCGGACCGCAGTCGTCGATCCTGGGCGAGCTGATGATCGTCGGCCTTACCTCGGACAGCACTTCACTGCAAGAGCTGCGAACCATCGCAGACTGGAACATCCGTCCGCGGCTGCTCTCCACCGGCGGCGTGGCGCAAGTCACCGTCATCGGCGGCGAAATCCGGGAATACCAGATTCTGCTCGACCCGATCCGCATGAAAAACTTCAACGTCTCGCTCGACGAGGTGATGAACGTCGTGAACGACCTGAGCCGCAACTCGAACGGAGGTGTGCTGAACCAGTACGGCAACGAATACATCATCCGGGGCATGCTTTCGACCACTTCGGCCGACGACATGGGAAAAGCCGTCGTTAAAACGGCAGGCGGCAACCCGATCCTGCTCGAGCATGTAGCCAACGTACGCACCGGGGCCAAAACCCCGAAAATGGGCGTTGCTTCCGAGCGTGGCAAACCGGCCGTCCTGATGACCGTCACCAAGCAACCCAGCACGAACTCACTGGAACTGACCGAACGGCTCGACAAAGCGATCGCCGAGATCCAGACACAGCTTCCGGCGGACATCCACTTGTCGACCGACAGTTTCCGTCAGGCCCGCTTTATCGAAGGATCGATCGACAACATCCGGAAAGCCCTGTTCGAAGGGGCGTTTTTTGTCGTGGTGGTATTGTTCTTCTTCCTGATGAACGTACGCACGACAGTCATCTCGCTGGTAGCACTGCCGCTCTCGTTGCTCGTATCGATTCTCGCGCTCAAACTGATGGGCTTTACCATCAACACGATGAGTCTCGGTGGTATGGCCATTGCCATCGGATCGCTGGTGGACGATGCGATCATCGACGTGGAGAACGTCTTCAAACGGCTCAAGGAGAATTTCCGGCTCCCGAAAGCCGAACGGCGTCCATCGCTGAACGTCGTATACGACGCATCAACCGAAATACGCACCTCGATCGTACATGCCACGATCATCACCATCGTCGCGTTCATTCCGCTCTTTTTCCTCAGCGGGATGGAAGGACGGATGCTTCGACCGTTGGGCATTTCGTTCATCGTAGCCCTTTTTGCATCGATGATCGTAGCGGTCACACTGACCCCCGTCATGTGCAGTTACCTGCTTACCGGAGACAAGGTGCTGCGTAAAAGCGAAAAAGAGCCGTTCCTGGCGCGCTGGCTGAAAAAGATTTACCGTCCGGCACTGGAATGGGTACTCGGCCACAAACGGGCCGTACTCGGCAGCACGGTAGGGCTGTTCGTCGTTTCGCTGATTATTTTCTTCAGCCTGGGACGCAGCTTCCTGCCCCCGTTCAACGAGGGGTCATTTACGATCAATGTCGCCACGATGCCCGGCATTTCTCTCGAAGAGTCCGATAAAGTGGGGCGCAACGTGGAAGAGATATTGTTGACCGTGCCTGAAATCCAGACGGTCGTACGCAAGACAGGCCGCGCCGAACTGGACGAACACGCGCTCGGCGTGAATGTGTCGGAGCTGGAAGCTCCATATATCCTGGCCAAGCGGTCAAAAGACGAATTTACGGCCGACGTGCGCCGAAAACTGAGCGTCCTGCACGGCGTAAATATCGAATTGGGACAACCGATTTCTCACCGTATCGACGCAATGCTCTCGGGTACGAAGGCCAATATTGCGATCAAACTTTTCGGCCCCGACCTGAATGAACTCTTCACGCTCGGCAACCGGATCAAAGGAGCCGTTTCCGGGGTGGAAGGCATCGCCGACCTGAATGTCGAGCAACAGGTAGAGCGCCCGCAGTTGCAGATCAAACCCAAGCGTGAAATGCTGGCGCGTTACGGCATCACACTGCCGGAATTTTCGGAATTCATCGAAGTGGCGCTGGCCGGCAGGGTAGTGTCCCAAGTGTACGACCAGGGACGTTCGTTCGACGTCACGGTCAAGATGAATGACAACAGCCGCAGTGAAATGGAGCGGATCGGAAATCTCACCATCGATGCAAACGGCCAGAAAATCCCGCTGAATTACATAGCTGAACTGGTTTCTTCATCGGGCCCCAATACCATCAACCGTGAAAACGCCCAACGCAAGATAGTCATTTCCGCGAACGTGGCCGGACGCGACCTGCGCGGAGTGGTGAACGACATCCAGAAGATCGTGAAAAACGACGTGCCGCTACCGGAAGGTTACCACATCGAATACGGCGGGCAGTTCGAGAGCGAACAGGCGGCTTCGCGCATTTTGCTCTTCACGTCGCTCATCTCGCTGCTGGTAATATTCCTGTTGCTGTTCCAGGAGTTCAAAAAGGTATCGATGGCCGGCATCATCATGCTCAACCTGCCGCTGGCGCTAATCGGCGGAATCTTCAGCCTGTGGATCACATCCGGTGAGATCAGTATTCCGGCCATTATCGGTTTCATTTCGCTGCTGGGTATCGCCACGCGAAACGGCATACTGCTTGTATCCCATTACAACCACCTGCGGGGTGAAGGAATGTCACTCCGTGAAAGCATCGTGCAGGGATCGCTCGACCGGCTGAATCCAATCCTGATGACCGCACTGAGCTCGGCCCTCGCACTCATTCCGCTGGCCCTGGGCGGTAACCTGGCCGGCAACGAAATTCAGAGCCCTTTGGCCAAAGTAATTCTCGGCGGCCTGCTCAGTTCGACACTGCTCAACGGGTTTATCATTCCGACCGTCTATCTGATTATCAACCGTAAACAAGAACAGGTATGA